In one window of Candidatus Avedoeria danica DNA:
- a CDS encoding Uma2 family endonuclease → MLTVRRRFTVDDYHRMAEVGLIEPGARTELLDGEVVFKMTINSPHAGCVKRLNGLLLRLLQGRVIIGVQDPVRLDDWSEPEPDLSILKLRDDFYSRAHPLPADVLWLIEVADTTLRLDRYIKLPLYAAAGIVEVWLVDLNAATVEVHRDPDAAGYRLQQRFGRGDELRPAAFPDIVVAVDDVLGPVDDAAPTDA, encoded by the coding sequence CTGCTCACCGTGCGGCGCCGCTTCACGGTGGACGACTACCACCGGATGGCGGAGGTCGGCTTGATCGAGCCGGGGGCGCGCACGGAGCTCCTGGACGGGGAGGTGGTGTTCAAGATGACGATCAACAGCCCTCATGCCGGGTGCGTCAAGCGGCTGAATGGCTTGCTCCTCCGCCTGCTGCAGGGACGGGTGATCATCGGCGTACAAGACCCCGTGCGCCTCGATGATTGGTCCGAGCCCGAACCGGACCTTTCGATCCTCAAGCTGCGCGACGACTTCTACAGCCGGGCGCATCCCTTGCCCGCCGACGTGCTGTGGCTCATCGAGGTCGCCGATACGACGCTCAGACTCGATCGCTACATCAAGCTGCCCCTTTACGCCGCCGCCGGCATCGTGGAGGTCTGGCTCGTCGACTTGAACGCTGCGACCGTCGAGGTCCACCGCGACCCGGACGCCGCCGGCTACCGCCTCCAGCAGCGCTTCGGCCGCGGCGACGAACTGCGCCCGGCGGCGTTCCCCGACATCGTCGTGGCCGTCGACGACGTCCTCGGCCCGGTCGACGACGCGGCGCCGACGGACGCCTGA
- a CDS encoding lytic transglycosylase domain-containing protein produces MSSPTPAPGTGPDTDRAPRGSPAAPGTPSTDAAPFAFVPDTRPPADVAASHVGPTVAAAVVHWHAARTAAAQIGADGIAGTPEAMTAAAADAADAYDRFAAAVPVLADQAALGAGGALSLAGDDARAAAAFATAAAGAGDRATAVLARIQLGNARLSQGRADLARAAYADALDHVEDDGSRAQAMAGLVAAELAAGDGKAAVAMRLRLVRELPGSAPAAVALEQLRDAGVAVTVQEEAAVYRAQGDTARADALLDGAVVGTSAGTSAVAADEAAWLDARAREAEGRYEEAAAAFASLATDHPASKRVAEALWRRAWLALVGEAGGDAEAVASLDALAARRPDDARAGEAGVLAGIVLWQAGRGGEAAARWREAAARAEAADRFVDAARAHFWLGKAAGGADEAQAHWQRTIELDPLGDGAARIVELGRRADDGGSHDASLAGGAAGRSLGSAEAQWLSTWMTGVDAPGWQAAQQAAATRFDVVRGAAWLALGERPRALAAWRAAIRSAAPGDRLAIARIALGLGVPSIASSAAEQVLTAAPAGARAAAPVAVLELAYPRPWRDELAAAAAEHAVPVDLLAALVRQESRWEPTARSGAGARGLTQVMPATGHGIAGSLGVAGFSEEQLDDPALALRFGAQYLGVQLRRFDGREAVALAAYNAGPGNAAGWWATAGGDVDVFVARITFPETRRYVRGVIAAEGVYRRLGGR; encoded by the coding sequence ATGTCGTCCCCCACCCCGGCGCCCGGCACTGGCCCCGACACCGATCGCGCGCCCCGCGGCTCACCGGCCGCACCGGGTACGCCCTCCACCGACGCGGCACCCTTCGCCTTCGTCCCCGACACCCGCCCGCCGGCCGACGTCGCCGCCTCGCACGTCGGCCCGACGGTGGCGGCCGCGGTCGTGCACTGGCACGCCGCGCGGACCGCCGCGGCGCAGATCGGGGCCGACGGGATCGCGGGGACGCCGGAGGCGATGACGGCGGCGGCGGCGGATGCGGCAGACGCCTACGATCGCTTTGCCGCGGCGGTGCCGGTGCTGGCCGACCAGGCCGCCCTCGGTGCGGGCGGCGCGCTGAGCCTGGCGGGCGACGATGCGAGGGCGGCAGCCGCGTTCGCGACCGCGGCGGCAGGTGCGGGGGACCGGGCGACGGCCGTGCTCGCGCGGATCCAGCTGGGCAACGCGCGCCTGTCGCAGGGCCGAGCCGACCTGGCGCGCGCCGCATACGCCGACGCGCTCGATCACGTCGAGGACGACGGCAGCCGGGCGCAGGCGATGGCCGGGCTCGTGGCGGCGGAGCTGGCGGCAGGGGACGGGAAGGCCGCGGTGGCGATGCGGCTGCGGCTCGTGCGCGAGCTGCCGGGTTCCGCGCCGGCAGCGGTCGCCCTCGAACAACTGCGCGACGCCGGCGTCGCGGTAACGGTGCAGGAAGAGGCGGCGGTCTACCGGGCGCAGGGCGACACGGCGCGCGCGGACGCACTGCTCGACGGGGCGGTCGTCGGTACGTCGGCGGGCACATCGGCCGTCGCCGCGGACGAGGCGGCCTGGCTGGACGCGCGGGCCAGGGAGGCCGAGGGGCGGTACGAGGAGGCCGCGGCGGCGTTCGCATCCCTGGCAACCGACCACCCGGCGTCGAAACGCGTGGCCGAGGCGCTGTGGCGGCGGGCGTGGCTGGCGCTGGTCGGCGAGGCCGGCGGCGACGCGGAGGCGGTCGCCAGCCTGGACGCACTGGCGGCCCGGCGACCCGACGACGCACGCGCCGGCGAGGCGGGCGTGCTGGCGGGCATCGTGCTGTGGCAGGCGGGCCGGGGCGGCGAAGCGGCGGCCCGCTGGCGGGAAGCGGCGGCGCGGGCGGAGGCCGCCGACCGGTTCGTCGACGCGGCGCGCGCGCACTTCTGGCTGGGCAAGGCGGCCGGCGGTGCCGACGAGGCGCAAGCCCATTGGCAGCGGACGATCGAACTCGACCCGCTGGGCGACGGGGCGGCGCGGATCGTCGAGCTCGGACGGCGCGCGGACGACGGCGGCAGCCACGACGCGTCGTTGGCCGGCGGCGCAGCCGGCCGATCGCTTGGCAGCGCCGAAGCCCAGTGGCTGTCCACGTGGATGACGGGCGTCGACGCGCCCGGCTGGCAAGCGGCGCAGCAAGCGGCGGCGACCCGGTTCGACGTGGTGCGCGGCGCGGCGTGGCTGGCGCTGGGCGAGCGGCCGCGGGCGCTGGCGGCGTGGCGGGCGGCGATCCGGTCGGCGGCGCCGGGCGACCGGCTGGCGATCGCCCGCATCGCGCTGGGCTTGGGGGTGCCGTCCATCGCCAGTTCGGCCGCCGAGCAGGTGCTCACCGCTGCCCCGGCGGGGGCGCGGGCCGCAGCTCCCGTCGCCGTACTGGAGCTGGCGTATCCGCGGCCCTGGCGCGACGAGCTGGCCGCCGCCGCAGCCGAGCACGCGGTGCCCGTCGACCTTCTGGCCGCGCTCGTCCGTCAGGAGAGCCGCTGGGAACCGACGGCCCGGTCGGGGGCCGGCGCGCGCGGGCTGACGCAGGTCATGCCGGCGACGGGCCACGGGATCGCCGGCTCGCTCGGCGTGGCCGGGTTCAGCGAGGAGCAGCTGGACGATCCGGCCCTCGCGCTGCGCTTCGGCGCCCAGTACCTCGGCGTCCAGCTGCGTCGATTCGACGGCCGGGAAGCCGTGGCGCTGGCCGCATACAACGCCGGGCCGGGCAACGCGGCGGGGTGGTGGGCGACGGCGGGAGGGGACGTCGACGTCTTCGTCGCGCGGATCACGTTCCCGGAGACACGGCGGTACGTGCGAGGGGTGATCGCGGCCGAGGGGGTGTATCGGCGGCTGGGCGGGCGGTGA
- a CDS encoding DUF1992 domain-containing protein: MANDTNGDVGDTAVDGTSAEERAARAQRLAEIARPTSRDRAKAWQSHIDRAIAEAAERGAFDDLPGKGKPLAFDTEVDDDMWLANHMLKGQGFRPAWIDRAQEIAAEAKAITARVDRFVADWTGAGAAVNATAAREAAVARVSAEITDRITALNRKIDTHNIDVPSGNLQRRRVAAEDVIAGLRRRVGV; the protein is encoded by the coding sequence ATGGCAAACGACACGAATGGGGACGTCGGTGACACCGCAGTCGACGGCACCTCCGCCGAAGAGCGCGCGGCCCGCGCGCAGCGCCTTGCCGAGATCGCCCGCCCCACCTCGCGCGACCGGGCCAAGGCGTGGCAGTCGCACATCGACCGGGCGATCGCCGAGGCGGCGGAGCGCGGGGCGTTCGACGACCTGCCGGGCAAGGGCAAGCCGCTGGCCTTCGACACCGAGGTCGACGACGACATGTGGCTGGCGAACCACATGCTCAAGGGCCAAGGCTTCCGGCCGGCCTGGATCGATCGCGCCCAGGAGATCGCCGCGGAGGCGAAGGCGATCACCGCGCGCGTCGACCGCTTCGTGGCGGACTGGACCGGCGCCGGCGCGGCCGTGAACGCCACGGCCGCGCGCGAAGCCGCCGTGGCGCGCGTCTCGGCCGAGATCACCGACCGCATCACCGCGCTGAACCGGAAGATCGATACGCACAACATCGATGTACCGAGCGGAAATTTGCAGCGACGACGGGTGGCGGCGGAGGATGTGATCGCCGGGCTGCGGCGGCGGGTGGGGGTGTAG
- a CDS encoding DNA-3-methyladenine glycosylase I, whose amino-acid sequence MADDGDGIVRCQWSGTDVDYVRYHDTEWGVPVHDDRKHFEFLILEGAQAGLSWLTILRRREGYRRAFADWDANAVARYGDADAARLLGDSGIIRNRAKIAAAIGNARAFLDVQAEFGTFDAYLWRFVDGRPVQNAWRSMAELPAETPASQALSRDLKARGFKFVGPTIVYAHMQAVGMVNDHTVDCFRYRVLGGQGR is encoded by the coding sequence ATGGCCGATGACGGCGACGGGATCGTTCGCTGCCAGTGGAGCGGGACGGACGTGGACTACGTCCGCTACCACGACACCGAGTGGGGCGTGCCGGTCCACGACGACCGGAAGCACTTCGAGTTCCTCATCCTCGAGGGCGCCCAGGCCGGCCTGAGCTGGCTGACGATCCTCCGCCGCCGCGAAGGCTATCGCCGCGCCTTCGCCGACTGGGACGCGAACGCCGTCGCCCGCTACGGCGACGCCGACGCTGCGCGCCTCCTCGGCGACAGCGGGATCATCCGCAACCGCGCCAAGATCGCGGCCGCCATCGGCAACGCACGGGCATTCCTCGACGTGCAGGCCGAGTTCGGCACGTTCGACGCCTACCTCTGGCGCTTCGTCGACGGCCGCCCGGTCCAGAACGCCTGGCGGTCGATGGCGGAGCTGCCCGCCGAGACGCCCGCGTCGCAGGCGCTCTCCAGGGACCTCAAGGCGCGCGGCTTCAAGTTCGTCGGCCCGACGATCGTGTACGCCCACATGCAGGCCGTCGGGATGGTGAACGACCATACGGTGGACTGCTTCCGCTATCGGGTGCTCGGCGGCCAGGGCCGGTGA
- a CDS encoding dienelactone hydrolase family protein codes for MIDRRRRTLRRAAVVFAAVAGAAVALATLVPAGRVAFRTLLFMPDLMPPVTVRPLTWVTRAPVREDIRIVDPSSPTVPTAPGWPADVYVPRGSGPFPAIVVSLGINQAARDDPRVRKLGDGLSRLGFLVLIPANEELRAERLTPDAVAMLVAAYRQLAARADVDPDRIGLFGVCVGASLALLAAEEPTIADDVAWVAWFGGYYRLETLVAAVVSGHKPRGDIVCPPNVDCVPSGTPVPWPVDPLSERVIRLHLLEQIDDADGPIVIADLLGDDVTYDGALRAIDRLPPAVRARLAALSPATHLDRLRAPLFTMNDIGDSLIPSTETDALNAAAQPLGHLARARTFDVFSHVNLDPFQDPGHTVPELWRLYRHVQAIVAPALLH; via the coding sequence GTGATCGACCGGCGACGCCGCACGCTTCGTCGTGCGGCTGTCGTGTTCGCCGCCGTCGCCGGGGCCGCCGTCGCCCTGGCGACGCTCGTCCCGGCGGGACGGGTCGCGTTCCGTACCCTCCTGTTCATGCCCGACCTCATGCCGCCGGTGACCGTCCGCCCGCTCACGTGGGTGACGCGTGCCCCGGTGCGCGAGGACATCCGCATCGTCGACCCGTCGTCGCCAACCGTCCCGACCGCGCCGGGATGGCCGGCCGATGTCTACGTGCCTCGCGGATCGGGCCCGTTCCCGGCCATCGTCGTCTCGCTCGGCATCAACCAGGCCGCCCGCGACGACCCGCGCGTCCGCAAGCTGGGCGACGGCCTGTCGCGGCTCGGCTTCCTCGTCCTCATCCCGGCCAACGAAGAATTGCGGGCCGAGCGCCTGACGCCCGACGCCGTGGCGATGCTCGTCGCCGCGTACCGTCAGCTGGCGGCCCGCGCGGACGTCGACCCTGACCGCATCGGCTTGTTCGGCGTGTGCGTCGGGGCGTCGCTCGCGCTGCTGGCCGCCGAGGAGCCGACGATCGCCGACGATGTGGCCTGGGTGGCGTGGTTCGGCGGCTACTACCGGCTCGAGACGCTCGTGGCGGCCGTCGTGAGCGGGCACAAGCCGCGCGGCGACATCGTCTGCCCGCCGAACGTCGATTGCGTGCCGTCCGGCACGCCCGTACCGTGGCCAGTCGACCCTCTCAGCGAGCGCGTGATCCGGCTGCACCTCCTGGAGCAGATCGACGACGCGGACGGGCCGATCGTGATCGCCGATCTGCTCGGCGACGATGTGACGTACGACGGCGCGCTGCGGGCGATCGATCGCCTGCCGCCCGCCGTGCGCGCCCGCCTGGCCGCGCTCTCCCCTGCGACCCACCTCGACCGCCTGCGCGCGCCGCTGTTCACGATGAACGACATCGGCGACTCGCTCATCCCGTCGACCGAAACGGACGCGCTGAACGCCGCCGCCCAACCGCTCGGCCACCTGGCGCGCGCCCGCACGTTCGATGTCTTCAGCCATGTGAACCTCGACCCGTTCCAGGACCCCGGCCACACCGTCCCCGAGCTCTGGCGCCTCTACCGCCACGTCCAAGCCATCGTCGCACCGGCGCTGCTACACTGA